In one window of Calypte anna isolate BGI_N300 chromosome 1, bCalAnn1_v1.p, whole genome shotgun sequence DNA:
- the NIPA1 gene encoding magnesium transporter NIPA1 codes for MRMAVGAAAGEGAAQSPGPAAVSLGLSVAVVSSLVNGSTFVLQKKGIVRARGRGTSYLTDIVWWSGTIAMALGQIGNFLAYTAVPTVLVTPLGALGVPFGSILASYLLKEKLNILGKLGCLLSCAGSVVLIIHSPKSESVTTQAELEEKLTNPVFVGYLCIVLLMLLLLIFWIAPAHGPTNIMVYISICSLLGSFTVPSTKGIGLAAQDIFHNNPSSQRALYLCLVLLAVLGCSIIIQFRYINKALECFDSSVFGAIYYVVFTTLVLLASAILFREWSNVGVVDFLGMACGFTTVSIGIVLIQVFKEFNFNIGDLNKPNMKTD; via the exons ATGCGGATGGCGGTCGGTGCGGCAGCGGGCGAAGGGGCAGCGCAgagccccggccccgccgccgtGTCGCTGGGCTTGAGCGTGGCCGTGGTTTCCAGCCTGGTGAACGGTTCCACCTTCGTCCTGCAGAAGAAGGGGATCGTGCGGGCCCGCGGGAGAG GTACTTCATACTTAACAGATATAGTATGGTGGTCTGGCACTATTGCAA TGGCTTTGGGTCAAATAGGGAATTTCTTGGCCTACACTGCAGTTCCAACTGTGCTAGTAACACCCTTGGGAGCTCTTGGCGTTCCATTTGG GTCTATTTTAGCTTCTTacttactgaaagaaaaactgaacatTCTTGGCAAGCTGGGATGTTTGCTGAGCTGCGCTGGGTCTGTTGTTCTCATCATCCACTCCCCAAAGTCTGAGAGCGTAACGACTCAGGCTGAGCTTGAGGAGAAGCTCACGAATCCAG ttttcgTGGGTTATCTCTGCATAGTGCTGCTAATGCTTCTCCTGCTTATCTTCTGGATAGCTCCAGCTCACGGACCTACTAATATCATGGTCTACATCAGTATTTGCTCTCTGTTGGGCAGTTTCACTGTTCCCAGCACAAAAGGCATTGGGCTGGCTGCTCAAGATATCTTTCACAATAACCCCTCAAGTCAAAGGGCTCTGTACCTCTGTCTGGTTCTTCTGGCAGTGTTAGGATGTAGCATTATCATTCAGTTCAGATACATCAATAAGGCACTGGAATGTTTCGACTCCTCTGTGTTTGGTGCCATCTACTACGTTGTGTTTACCAccctagtcctgctggcttCAGCCATCCTTTTCAGGGAATGGAGTAATGTAGGAGTTGTAGATTTCTTGGGGATGGCTTGTGGATTCACCACAGTATCTATTGGAATTGTTCTTATACAAGTCTTCAAGGAGTTCAACTTCAATATCGGGGACTTAAATAAACCTAAcatgaaaacagattaa